Proteins from a single region of Streptomyces spectabilis:
- a CDS encoding response regulator: MTRVLVVEDDPQLVRALEINLKARKYEVDAAVDGGMAQRLASARPPDVVLLDLGLPDMDGIDLIGWLRGFSRAPILVVSARQASDEKVAALDAGADDYIPKPFSMDELLARLRAAARRTRPADHDAAPALVETPGFTLDLLAKKALRDGRVVRLTPTEWHFLEVLIRHRGRLVSQQQLLGEVWGPSHSTRTNYLRVYMAQLRRKLEPDPSHPRHLITAPGMGYRFEE; this comes from the coding sequence ATGACCCGGGTGCTGGTGGTCGAGGACGACCCACAGCTCGTACGGGCTCTGGAGATCAACCTCAAGGCGCGTAAGTACGAGGTGGACGCGGCGGTCGACGGGGGCATGGCCCAGCGTCTGGCGTCGGCACGTCCGCCGGACGTGGTCCTCCTTGATCTCGGACTGCCCGACATGGACGGCATCGATCTGATCGGCTGGCTGCGCGGGTTCAGCCGCGCCCCGATCCTCGTCGTGTCCGCCCGCCAGGCCTCCGACGAGAAGGTCGCGGCGCTCGACGCGGGCGCCGACGACTACATCCCCAAACCGTTCAGCATGGACGAACTCCTCGCCCGGCTGCGGGCCGCGGCCCGCAGGACCCGGCCCGCGGACCACGACGCGGCACCGGCGCTCGTCGAGACCCCGGGCTTCACCCTCGATCTGCTGGCCAAGAAGGCCTTGCGCGACGGCCGCGTCGTGCGCCTCACGCCGACCGAGTGGCACTTCCTGGAGGTCCTGATCCGCCACCGCGGCCGTCTGGTCAGCCAGCAGCAGCTGCTCGGCGAGGTGTGGGGGCCCTCGCACAGCACGCGCACCAACTATCTGCGCGTGTACATGGCCCAACTGCGCCGCAAGCTGGAGCCCGACCCGTCCCATCCACGGCATCTGATCACCGCGCCGGGGATGGGGTACCGGTTCGAGGAGTGA